The Acidobacteriota bacterium genomic interval GACAGGACGATTGGGAGGATTCAATCCTGCCAGAAACATCTGATAAATCTCGGTCATTTTTTGAATTGCGTCGTCCTGACCGACGATCCTGCGACGCAAGTTGCGCTCGAAATCTTCGGCGTCCGAACCCCGCCGAGTGGGGTCAAGCGCGGCATTTAGGCCGGTTCTCATTAGAAGTCCCTCATCAATGTTCCATGGGACCGCCGCTCAGTGTAGAGCGACCGTATATCTGGTCAGATACATAAACCGGCAAGTTGAGTTGTTTGAAAGTTTTGCACAGGCCATTGCTGCATCCTGTACCGCATCTGCCGCGTATCAAAACTGGCAGGCAATGGCTAGCCAACCCTTTGGTAACCAGTCAGCTCCGAATGCAAAAGAGGTACTCTGGAATCAATGCTATAGTCCGGATTACTTCAGAGACTCAGGACAAAAAATCCATGCAATCCTCTCCCGTTCGTACCATCGGGTCTGTGATAACTCTCGCGTTTATTTTTGCGATTTCTGGATGCGGCGTCTCCAAGGCCGCCACTCAAAACCCAGCATCGGCTCCCCAGAGCGCTACGGCGGCAGTGCCCACCAGTCCTGCACTTCCTCCGAACACAATTTCATATGCCGTGGAGAAGACCGAACCGGTAAGTGCGATTGCTCATCACTATTTGCCGCAGTCATCGGTCATGCTGGCCAGCGACTTGGAAACGCAGATTCGTAATGTCAATCACCTGCCTGAAAAGCAACTGTACGTGAAGAAGGGGCAGACATTATTGATTCCGTGTATCGAGCCCCAGCCCATAGTTGAGCACTCGGTACCGATGGCTAAGGATGAAGAGGTGCGCGCGATTTATCTCACGGGCGCGATGGCCGGTAGCGCGAAGGGGATCAAGATCATTCAGCACTGGCATGAGGTGGGCGGAAACTCTGTGGTCTTCGATATCAAAGACAGCGACGGTTCACTGAGCGTGCCGTTCGAGGATGCGCTGGCCCCGCACAATCATCGGGCGATTCCCAATTTGCCGAAGTTCGTTCGTTATCTCCACTCGATGAACCTACATGCGATTGCTCGCATTGCGCTTTTCCGCGACGAACACATTGCTCGTGATCATTCGGAACTCGCTGTGCAATCGCGTTCTACAAGGCAGCCATGGCGTGAAAACGGGAAGCTAGTGTGGACTGATACTTCCAATCCCCAAGTTCAGGAATACGACATCGCCTTAGCGAAGTGGGTGGCAAAGTCTGGAGCCGACGAGATCCAGTTCGACTATGTGCGTTTTCCGGCTGAAGGGAACCAGGCGGACGCGAAGTTCCATTTCCAGACGGCACATCCTGATTGGAAGCGCGCTGATGTAATCGCCGACTTCCTTGATCGTGCGTATCAGCAGCTGCATCCTGAAGGCGTCCTGGTCTCGCTCGATGTATTCGGAATTATGGCGTGGCAGCGCAACGTCGATCTGGCGCATACCGGGCAAGACATTGTGCGTATGGCCAAGTACTGCGATGTCCTCTCGCCGATGATCTATCCTTCGCACTTCTTTGGAATGGACGGCTACGCTCATCCCGGCGACGAGCCCGAGCACTTCATCGGAACGTCGATGGTCCGATTTGAAACCATCACGGCAGGCAGTGGCGTTGTGATCCGTCCCTGGCTGCAGGCATTCTCCTGGCGCACGAAGAGCTATTCGCCGCAGTACATTCTGCGTCAAGTAAGCACTGCACGAGATCAAGGCGGCATTGGCTTCCTGTTCTGGAACGCGCGCAACGACTACTCCAAACCTTATTTAGCGATGCCAACTATGCAGGCGCACGCCGATAAATATTTCGGAAAGCGCCCGCCGCAGATAGCTGTTACTGCTGCGGTGACGGAGAAGAAACATCCGAAAGCCACGGTGAAGTTGGCGAAGGCGAAACAGGCAGCTACGGTTCCACTAGCGAAATAGTGTAGAACTAACCCGTTCGGCTTTTGGCGCTTCGGCTGTGAATAGCTCCTGCATCACCGCCGAAGACTTCAGTATCACGGCGCGCATTCTCCATCCGATCAAAATTCACGATCGCAACCCACTGCCGGCCACGTCTCTCCTCCCAAGTGATGCGGCCTCCAAGGGTTTCGGCTGCAGCTTGCGGGGAGAGATCTCGGTGAAATCCGAAGTAGTTGTGGCTGACGCGCTCCCACCAGGGCCACCTGTCGAGCAATGAAGTCTGGGGTGTCTGTTTCGTAGAGAACAAGAGGGCAACGTCGTATTCTCCCGAGGCCATGCGACCAAGTTGCAGTTGCTCATACGAGAAATCCGCAATGCGAACCACGCTCATCGGTTGCTTTACGTAGCCCAGAAATGGCTTTGTGAGTTCGTCCGTCGCTGTCCAGGCAGTTAGCACACGAGCGTGGGGGTCGCGTTGTTGCAGTCGGTCTACAGCCTGCTTGTGCAACATCACATAATCCCGATACGACAGGTTGTCTTCGGGAGCGCTATAGCCAAATGGATTCGCGAAGAGGGATAGCACGAATCCTGCGAGAATCAGGCCTACGACGGCGGTCCACTCTGCAAGGCGTCGGCGCACAGTTGAAATGCCGATCAGGATCACTAGCGGGTAGACCGGAAGTAGATAGCGCGCGAGCGCTGCTCCTCCAACCAACGAGAACAGAAGTGCATTCGCTACGAGAATCGCGGCAATACGGTATTGAACTTGCAGCGCGATGCGGGGATGCTCACTGCCATCGCGCTCTTTAAGCGCTGGATAACGCATAGCCCACAGCGTAGCCAGCGTAAGCAGCCACAAGTTCATGTAGCCAAGCATTTGCCATGAACGGAGGCCAATCGACAGGATGACCCGCAAAGGTGCGAGAGTTCCTGCAACGTTGTAAGCATAGAATTCCGGATTCCCGAAAAAGAACCCAGTACGTAGCCGGTGGTAAAGGTACCAAATCCCAAGAGGTATCACGCTCGAGAGCAGCAGCGCTGAGCGCACAACAATCTGCACCGAACCTGCGGGCTTGCATCGCAGTTTGGCCATTAGGTCATAAATCGCGAGAGAAATCGGAATGATGACGGATGTCTCTTTTGAGAGTGCGCTCACCCAGAAGAAGGCTGCTGCCAGCCATGCATCGCGTTGCCGGTGCGGTGCTTCGGGCGTCATCTCCTGTCTCGTAGCAAAAGTCGGTGGTGCGCCAAGGGAGCTGCGAAAGTAAAAGTAAAGTCCCCATAAAGAGAATGCTGCAGCCGGCAAATCGGCGTGCGCCAGCGAGGTCTGCGCAAACCAGACGGGATAAAGCGCGGTGCAAATAGTCACTGCTATCGCAATCTGCGTATTAGCCAACATTTGCGAGAGTTTGAAAATGACGACTAGCGCAAAAGCAGCCACCAGAAGCATCGCCGTCCGCGTTACGGCGGGCTTGAACGCCGAGAGCCTCCACCAAAAGGCTAAATAAATCTGCGGAAGCGGAGGGTGCGCGTTACTGGGGACAGAGCTCGGAATCAAAGACCCGCGCGTGAAGAAATCGTACGCGGCGGGAATGTAATAGCCGGCCTCATCCCAAAAGTAAGGAAGGCGGAGCAATGGCGAATGCAGAAGGAAAATCGTCGTAAAGATTAGTGCGAAAATGTGAACGCCACGAATTCCAAGAAAATTTAAAGACGTGATTGCATTCTCTCTGGCGGGCCTCAAGCGCATGTTGTCCTGAGCGATTTTGTCACTGAGAAGCTTGGGACAAGATCAGTTCACCGGTCCCTGCTGTGCAAACTGTGGATCGAGCTTGATCTCGCCGAACGCGCTTTCGTATTGCGAGACATTCTGCTGAAGAATCATCAGCAGCGCTTTGGCTTGCTGCGGGCTCAAATAGATTCCCTGGAAATTGGCCACCTCGACCTCAGTGGGTGTTTGGGCGCGGAGTGTACCAAAGGCCAGAAAGAAGTCCCATACGCTTACGCGTACCTGCACGCTGTTGGAGTAGCTCTCGCGGTAATCGTTTGTGGAAGTGAGTTTTACGCTGGGCGGTTGCGGCGGCACGGGCATGAGTCCTCGGCGATGAAGTAATCGCTAGGATACTTCATGCCGAGTAAACGCGGTGACGCCATTCAAGTCCATGCGGCAGATCATCCGCAGCGTAGTCGAGATGAATCACTCTGCGGTGCGTAGGATTAAGCGCTGACGATGAGCCGTGTACAACGAAAGGCTTCATCATCAGCGCCCCCCCAACTGGAACACGACACTCGACCGGAGTCTCCGACTCAATGATCTGGTCGATTTGCGACTGGGTTAGCCGCCCATTTTTATGACTACCGCGGAAGATGCGCAGTGGACCGTTGTCGCTGCGCGAATCATCCAGATGAAGACGGACAGAAACGATGCGCTTCAGGATTTCAGTCGGTGGTTGAACACACTGGATTTGATCCTTTACCCTCCAATTGCAGAAGCCAGGCGCATCCTTTCTGAACTGCACTTCAATAGTCACGTCCTGATGAAAGCATAATTTCCAATTAGCATTCGAGGGTTTATCAAAGAAGATTCCTCGCACAGCGAAACAATCGTTACCCAAAACGGACTGCGCCAGTCCTTTCACCGATTCTGAGCAGGCCAGTTCGCGAATCATCTGCAGATCGAGCAGATTGCGAATGCCATGGGCATCCTTGGGGAAAACGTTTCGCAGCTCTTGAATGCGTTCCTGATCGAGAACTCCGTTTACTAAGCAGATGCCGACGTCAGTCATGCTCTTGCGCACTGATTCAGGATCGAAGAAGTAAGCCACGCGGAGGTCCTGTAAAAGGCCAGAATCGATGTGGCCATACGCCGATGGGTTGCATGCGGCGATCCAACTTCCCTCGTGATGTAGACCAATTGCGCTATACATTTGATCCACTCCAGCCAATGCACTCAACCTGCTGGTTCGGCCGATCTAGCCTTGGCCGCTGCAGGTCCGTAACATACTTCCTCACCCAAGCAGCGCGCTGATTCGCCGCAAAGCCTGCCACGCGAACTGCGCGCGATCGGAGGCTTCATTCGACGAAACCTGATCTCCGTCATCTTCTTCCTTCAGGCCGAAAAACTCGCGCTCCTGAGGGGTCATGCTCCGACCCATCGCTTCTCTGAATCTGACTTCAAAGTCCGGGGTATTCCAGGGCTTGGGGTTTCCTTTGGGGGGCATAACCATCTCCGTGTTCATGCCTTGGCTTTTGCAACCCGAATGCCAGCGTCCTAAAATCGGGATGTCTACCTAGTTGTAGATGTAAGCCACTGATTCTTAAGGACATCGATGCACTCGCCCGTTTTGCACAGGGGCGAATCGTTATGTCTTCGATTGGGTCTGCTAACCGGACGGTTAGCAGCGGCTCACCGTCCGGTTAGCGCAGAGATGGATTGCAGGATGGGAACTGTGCTACACACATCCAAGGCCTAAAAGTCTGTGGACAGTCGCTCAGCCCCCAAACTAGTTGCTATTGCCGGAGAAATGGCCGAGTCCGAAATCCCGTTGCGGGATGTGGAGCTCACTATCGGCCGTGGGTTATCGAATCACGTCTGCATTTCGGATCCGATCCTATCCCGGCAACACTGCGTGATTACAAGCGAGAACGGCCAGTTTGTAATTCGCGATTTGGGAAGCCGTCATGGAACGCTTGTGAATGGTGTCCCCATTAGCCAGCAAGTACTGCACCACGACGATAAGATTTCTCTGGGCAGTTCAGTCTTTGCGTTCATGTTGCGCGAGGATGAGGAGGTGGCTCAACCGCAATCGAGCCACGCGGAGTTGGAAGATACCTCCGAAGTGGCAGGCGCGCAGACTATGCTTCGGCAGGAGGATGCGCTGTATCTCCAGCCAGAAACGATTACGAGAGATTTCGTTCAAGGCGGACGCATCGCGCGCGACCTGAACACTCTGCTGGTCATCGCGAAAAATATCAGCAAGCTTCGTGATCGCGAATCGCTGGCCTGGCAACTTCTCGGGATGATCTTCGACGTGGTTCCTGCCGATCGCGGCGCTATTCTCGGTTTCGGCGATGATCCCGGTCAGATCGCCTGGTCGGTAGGATGGGACCGACGGCGGGGACCAGGATTTCCTGTCAAGGTTAGTCGCACGATCGTATCCAAGGTAGTCCGCGAACGTAGTGGGCTGATGATCAGTGAAGTTCCAGAAAATGCCGAACTGCGCAAGAGTTCCAGTTTTACCGATCTTCCCATGCACGCTCTCATGTGCGTGCCTCTTACCTTGGCGGGCAAGGTTGGAGCGGTGATCTATCTGGACACTCAGGATGCCAGAGTCAGCTTCGACGAGAACCATTTGCAAATCCTGGCCGCCATCGCAAGCCTTACGGGGCTGGCACTTGAAAACATCAACTACGTGGAGAACCTGAAGCTCGAAAATCGTGAGCTGCGCAGCCAGATTGCCGTTGAGCACAATATGGTCGGAAGCAGTTTGAGTATTCAGGAAGTCTTCGAATTCATCCGGCGCGTGGCTCCCACTGATTCGACTGTCCTTATCGAGGGCGAGAGTGGTACCGGCAAAGAGTTGGTTGCCCACGCCTTGCATACGAACAGTACACGCGCGAGCGGGGCCTTTGTCGCCATCAACTGCGCCGCCATCGCTGAAACTTTGCTCGAAAGCGAATTGTTCGGATATGAGAAAGGCGCGTTCACAGGAGCAACCGCTCAGAAAAAGGGAAAGATCGAAATTGCCAATGGAGGAACGCTATTTCTGGATGAGGTCGGCGAGCTTGCCGTGTCGTTGCAAGCCAAGCTGCTGCGGGTTCTTCAGCAGCGTGAGTTCGAACGCGTAGGCGGAACGCGTCCTATGAAGATTGATTTGAGGCTAATTGCTGCTACGAATCAGGACCTTGAGGAATGCGTGAAGTCAGGGAAGTTTCGCAAAGATCTCTTTTACCGGCTCAACGTCGTATCCATCGAGGTTCCACCCTTGCGAGAGCGACGCGAAGATATCGCTGATCTCGCAGAATATTTCATTTCCAAGGCAGCGAAGAAATGTAATGTGCGGTCGAAGGGACTGAGCGAGGGCGCAAGGCTTTGTCTCAGTGCGTACGACTGGCCGGGAAATGTTCGCGAACTTGAAAACGCCATTGAACGCGCCTTGGTCCTTGGTTCTGCCGACGCGATTCTGGCGGAGGATCTTCCGGAAGCAATCGCGGAAGCCGCAACTCCTGCCGGAGTCCCGGCTACAAAGTACGCGGGCGCGATGAAGGATACAAAGAGGCAAGTGATCTTGCAGGCCCTCCAAGATGCCAACGGAAGTTACATCGAAGCAGCCAAAGCACTGGGACTACATCCCAACTCGCTCCTGCGGCTGATCCGTCGTCTGGATCTGAAGCTGGAGGCGAAAAAGATGATGGGCTAAAGCGGCTTTCGCCATGCGGCTCTCAGCATTCGGCCAATCCGCATTCGGTCTTAATCAGTCCAACCCCTGAGACATGGCAACGATCACACGCAAAAAAATGAAGAATTGATCTTGCAGAGCGTAGAATCACAATCAAGCTGGAGCGCTGATTGCTACTGCTTTTGGTGCGAAAGGAGGGACTCGAACCCTCACGGTTTTACCCGCCAGATCCTAAGTCTGGTGCGTCTGCCAATTCCGCCACTTTCGCATTGGTGACTTCTATAACCTTAGCTTAGTTCTGGGGCTTCTGCCACTACTTGCGCCCCTCAGGAGCTGACGGGTGGGTCTAGACCAAAAGTCGATCCGTGAAAGCTGATTTACGCGGCGCTCAAGGTCTTCTGAGCCTGCGTCGCGGAGCCGGCACTACCATTCGAAGTAGTGCCAACCCGGTTCATTAGTTCCTCCCAAGTTGAAACGACATATTCACGACCGGGAAGATTTTGGTTCTCGCTGGCCACCATCAAAATCTGCTGCTGCGGATTATTCCGCCGGATTCCATCGCAAAACTCCATCGCGAGCTCGCCGTTTTCGCCTGCGATGACAGCTATTAGATCGAATGCGCCTGGCTTGCAGCGAGCGCGGGCATGCTCGATCTTCAGGACTGGAAATACCCTGAATCCCTCTTTTTGCAGAAGGCCTGTCCTCTCCTTGCGGCGGTATCGGTCGTTATCTCCGTCCAGAAGCAGCGCTTTGCGCGTTTTCTCAGTCGCCGGTCTTTGATTCGTTTCAATTGGCATGGATCATCCTCAGGCTGTTCCAGGGGAATAACTACTTCATTAACAGAGAAGCTGATACGGCAGAGTAGGTTGCCGCGCGAAACTACAAAATACGGCCTCAGGCTCGCCGAAAGTGACCTGGAAGGGAGGTCGATGCGAGGAAGTCAGGCAAAATCGTGGGCGGTTTCTAGAAATTCTTGTACATGTCGTAGGCTCCGAGGCCAGCCATTACGACAAGGAGCAAGACTGACAGTGCCCCGCAGGCTCGAACAAAGGGCTGAAGCTTGCTCATTTTCTTCTGGAGCTCCGCCTGCTCTTGAGCCATCGCGCTCTCGCCCTCGCTGAGAAAGAGCTGATCGTCTTCGTGCATGCTCAGGGTACTGCGATAAATGAGAAGAACTACTAGAACCAGCGTGATCGCGCCCCACAGGATGAGCAACATGATTATCGGCGACATTCCAGACATATCCACCTCGATGGGTCTCTAATCTGGTCCCTCGAACTCGTTGTCCGGAGGCGACGCGGGTCCGAAGGGGCCGCTATCCGTGGGCCTCATGGCCCATATTTGCGGGCATTATAGTCCTGTTTTGGCGATGTGGGACGATCGGCCTTAGAACTTATTTTCCAGGCAGCTCTGGACATCAGACGAGACGCAACATATGACGAGTCACACAAGCGTTCGCCCTGCTAGTCCGAGCCCGTGCGTGACAGAGGAGATTTCGCAACTCGCCTGAGGCTTTGCCCTGACAAGAATGTGGATGTGAGCCGAACGCAGATGCAGCTTGAAATTGAGCTGTAGACGTACGAGCGCGTCTTTCTCACAGGTCCTAACGTACGCGTGGAAAAAACGACCGCAGGCAGCGCACACCTGACATCTCCACAGCGTTTCGGCGGTCAGCTGTAGACGCGGTACTCTGGGCTTTGTCAGCACTGCTGAGTCCGTCAACCATGAAGGTTTGCAGAAAGCTGGGAAATATAGAGAGTCTTAAACTTCCTGCTGGAAATACCGAATGCTATGCAGCTATGCTGCTGTATTTCAATGACTTAAATCGGAGCTGAACTGAATGTTAAAGCTGACTCGCCGCGTAGTCCCGCTTCTTGTACTCTTTAGTGTGTCCTTCCCTACTCTTACGCTCGAAGCCGCCGATGCGCCATCGGCGCCATCCGCTCCTCCAGTCGCCAAGCAGACTCCTAAGGTCACCGAGATCAACGGG includes:
- a CDS encoding glycosyltransferase is translated as MRLRPARENAITSLNFLGIRGVHIFALIFTTIFLLHSPLLRLPYFWDEAGYYIPAAYDFFTRGSLIPSSVPSNAHPPLPQIYLAFWWRLSAFKPAVTRTAMLLVAAFALVVIFKLSQMLANTQIAIAVTICTALYPVWFAQTSLAHADLPAAAFSLWGLYFYFRSSLGAPPTFATRQEMTPEAPHRQRDAWLAAAFFWVSALSKETSVIIPISLAIYDLMAKLRCKPAGSVQIVVRSALLLSSVIPLGIWYLYHRLRTGFFFGNPEFYAYNVAGTLAPLRVILSIGLRSWQMLGYMNLWLLTLATLWAMRYPALKERDGSEHPRIALQVQYRIAAILVANALLFSLVGGAALARYLLPVYPLVILIGISTVRRRLAEWTAVVGLILAGFVLSLFANPFGYSAPEDNLSYRDYVMLHKQAVDRLQQRDPHARVLTAWTATDELTKPFLGYVKQPMSVVRIADFSYEQLQLGRMASGEYDVALLFSTKQTPQTSLLDRWPWWERVSHNYFGFHRDLSPQAAAETLGGRITWEERRGRQWVAIVNFDRMENARRDTEVFGGDAGAIHSRSAKSRTG
- a CDS encoding DUF3467 domain-containing protein; the protein is MPVPPQPPSVKLTSTNDYRESYSNSVQVRVSVWDFFLAFGTLRAQTPTEVEVANFQGIYLSPQQAKALLMILQQNVSQYESAFGEIKLDPQFAQQGPVN
- a CDS encoding phytanoyl-CoA dioxygenase, with amino-acid sequence MYSAIGLHHEGSWIAACNPSAYGHIDSGLLQDLRVAYFFDPESVRKSMTDVGICLVNGVLDQERIQELRNVFPKDAHGIRNLLDLQMIRELACSESVKGLAQSVLGNDCFAVRGIFFDKPSNANWKLCFHQDVTIEVQFRKDAPGFCNWRVKDQIQCVQPPTEILKRIVSVRLHLDDSRSDNGPLRIFRGSHKNGRLTQSQIDQIIESETPVECRVPVGGALMMKPFVVHGSSSALNPTHRRVIHLDYAADDLPHGLEWRHRVYSA
- a CDS encoding sigma-54-dependent Fis family transcriptional regulator, with protein sequence MAESEIPLRDVELTIGRGLSNHVCISDPILSRQHCVITSENGQFVIRDLGSRHGTLVNGVPISQQVLHHDDKISLGSSVFAFMLREDEEVAQPQSSHAELEDTSEVAGAQTMLRQEDALYLQPETITRDFVQGGRIARDLNTLLVIAKNISKLRDRESLAWQLLGMIFDVVPADRGAILGFGDDPGQIAWSVGWDRRRGPGFPVKVSRTIVSKVVRERSGLMISEVPENAELRKSSSFTDLPMHALMCVPLTLAGKVGAVIYLDTQDARVSFDENHLQILAAIASLTGLALENINYVENLKLENRELRSQIAVEHNMVGSSLSIQEVFEFIRRVAPTDSTVLIEGESGTGKELVAHALHTNSTRASGAFVAINCAAIAETLLESELFGYEKGAFTGATAQKKGKIEIANGGTLFLDEVGELAVSLQAKLLRVLQQREFERVGGTRPMKIDLRLIAATNQDLEECVKSGKFRKDLFYRLNVVSIEVPPLRERREDIADLAEYFISKAAKKCNVRSKGLSEGARLCLSAYDWPGNVRELENAIERALVLGSADAILAEDLPEAIAEAATPAGVPATKYAGAMKDTKRQVILQALQDANGSYIEAAKALGLHPNSLLRLIRRLDLKLEAKKMMG